A single window of Providencia stuartii DNA harbors:
- a CDS encoding quaternary ammonium compound efflux SMR transporter QacE delta 1 — translation MKGWLFLVIAIVGEVIATSALKSSEGFTKLAPSAVVIIGYGIAFYFLSLVLKSIPVGVAYAVWSGLGVVIITAIAWLLHGQKLDAWGFVGMGLIIAAFLLARSPSWKSLRRPTPW, via the coding sequence ATGAAAGGCTGGCTTTTTCTTGTTATCGCAATAGTTGGCGAAGTAATCGCAACATCCGCATTAAAATCTAGCGAGGGCTTTACTAAGCTTGCCCCTTCCGCCGTTGTCATAATCGGTTATGGCATCGCATTTTATTTTCTTTCTCTGGTTCTGAAATCCATCCCTGTCGGTGTTGCTTATGCAGTCTGGTCGGGACTCGGCGTCGTCATAATTACAGCCATTGCCTGGTTGCTTCATGGGCAAAAGCTTGATGCGTGGGGCTTTGTAGGTATGGGGCTCATAATTGCTGCCTTTTTGCTCGCCCGATCCCCATCGTGGAAGTCGCTGCGGAGGCCGACGCCATGGTGA
- the qacE gene encoding quaternary ammonium compound efflux SMR transporter QacE, whose protein sequence is MKGWLFLVIAIVGEVIATSALKSSEGFTKLAPSAVVIIGYGIAFYFLSLVMKSIPVGVAYALWSGLGVVIITAIAWLLHGQKLDAWGFVGMGLIVSGVVVLNLLSKASAH, encoded by the coding sequence ATGAAAGGCTGGCTTTTTCTTGTTATCGCAATAGTTGGCGAAGTAATCGCAACATCCGCATTAAAATCTAGCGAGGGCTTTACTAAGCTTGCCCCTTCCGCCGTTGTCATAATCGGTTATGGCATCGCATTTTATTTTCTTTCTCTGGTTATGAAATCCATCCCTGTCGGTGTTGCTTATGCACTCTGGTCGGGACTCGGCGTCGTCATAATTACAGCCATTGCCTGGTTGCTTCATGGGCAAAAGCTTGATGCGTGGGGCTTTGTAGGTATGGGGCTCATAGTTAGTGGTGTAGTAGTTTTAAACTTGCTTTCCAAAGCAAGTGCCCACTAA
- the sul1 gene encoding sulfonamide-resistant dihydropteroate synthase Sul1: MVTVFGILNLTEDSFFDESRRLDPAGAVTAAIEMLRVGSDVVDVGPAASHPDARPVSPADEIRRIAPLLDALSDQMHRVSIDSFQPETQRYALKRGVGYLNDIQGFPDPALYPDIAEADCRLVVMHSAQRDGIATRTGHLRPEDALDEIVRFFEARVSALRRSGVAADRLILDPGMGFFLSPAPETSLHVLSNLQKLKSALGLPLLVSVSRKSFLGATVGLPVKDLGPASLAAELHAIGNGADYVRTHAPGDLRSAITFSETLAKFRSRDARDRGLDHA, translated from the coding sequence ATGGTGACGGTGTTCGGCATTCTGAATCTCACCGAGGACTCCTTCTTCGATGAGAGCCGGCGGCTAGACCCCGCCGGCGCTGTCACCGCGGCGATCGAAATGCTGCGAGTCGGATCAGACGTCGTGGATGTCGGACCGGCCGCCAGCCATCCGGACGCGAGGCCTGTATCGCCGGCCGATGAGATCAGACGTATTGCGCCGCTCTTAGACGCCCTGTCCGATCAGATGCACCGTGTTTCAATCGACAGCTTCCAACCGGAAACCCAGCGCTATGCGCTCAAGCGCGGCGTGGGCTACCTGAACGATATCCAAGGATTTCCTGACCCTGCGCTCTATCCCGATATTGCTGAGGCGGACTGCAGGCTGGTGGTTATGCACTCAGCGCAGCGGGATGGCATCGCCACCCGCACCGGTCACCTTCGACCCGAAGACGCGCTCGACGAGATTGTGCGGTTCTTCGAGGCGCGGGTTTCCGCCTTGCGACGGAGCGGGGTCGCTGCCGACCGGCTCATCCTCGATCCGGGGATGGGATTTTTCTTGAGCCCCGCACCGGAAACATCGCTGCACGTGCTGTCGAACCTTCAAAAGCTGAAGTCGGCGTTGGGGCTTCCGCTATTGGTCTCGGTGTCGCGGAAATCCTTCTTGGGCGCCACCGTTGGCCTTCCTGTAAAGGATCTGGGTCCAGCGAGCCTTGCGGCGGAACTTCACGCGATCGGCAATGGCGCTGACTACGTCCGCACCCACGCGCCTGGAGATCTGCGAAGCGCAATCACCTTCTCGGAAACCCTCGCGAAATTTCGCAGTCGCGACGCCAGAGACCGAGGGTTAGATCATGCCTAG
- the dfrA14 gene encoding trimethoprim-resistant dihydrofolate reductase DfrA14, with the protein MKVSLMAAKAKNGVIGCGPDIPWSAKGEQLLFKALTYNQWLLVGRKTFESMGALPNRKYAVVTRSGWTSNDDNVVVFQSIEEAMDRLAEFTGHVIVSGGGEIYRETLPMASTLHLSTIDIEPEGDVFFPSIPNTFEVVFEQHFTSNINYCYQIWKKG; encoded by the coding sequence TTGAAAGTATCATTGATGGCTGCGAAAGCGAAAAACGGCGTGATTGGTTGCGGTCCAGACATACCCTGGTCCGCGAAAGGGGAGCAGCTACTTTTTAAAGCATTGACCTACAATCAGTGGCTTCTGGTGGGTCGCAAGACGTTTGAATCTATGGGCGCACTCCCCAATAGGAAATACGCGGTCGTTACCCGCTCAGGTTGGACATCAAATGATGACAATGTAGTTGTATTTCAGTCAATCGAAGAGGCCATGGACAGGCTAGCTGAATTCACCGGTCACGTTATAGTGTCTGGTGGCGGAGAAATTTACCGAGAAACATTACCCATGGCCTCTACGCTCCACTTATCGACGATCGACATCGAGCCAGAGGGGGATGTTTTCTTCCCGAGTATTCCAAATACCTTCGAAGTTGTTTTTGAGCAACACTTTACTTCAAACATTAACTATTGCTATCAAATTTGGAAAAAGGGTTAA
- a CDS encoding recombinase family protein gives MQGQRIGYVRVSSFDQNPERQLEGVQVARVFTDKASGKDTQRPELERLLAFVREGDTVVVHSMDRLARNLDDLRRIVQGLTQRGVRMEFVKEGLKFTGEDSPMANLMLSVMGAFAEFERALIRERQREGIVLAKQRGAYRGRKKSLNSEQIAELKRRVAAGDQKTLVARDFGISRETLYQYLRED, from the coding sequence TTGCAAGGTCAACGCATCGGCTATGTCCGCGTCAGCAGCTTCGACCAGAACCCGGAACGGCAATTGGAGGGTGTTCAGGTGGCGCGGGTGTTCACCGACAAGGCTTCTGGCAAGGACACCCAGCGTCCCGAGCTGGAAAGGCTGCTGGCCTTCGTCCGCGAGGGCGACACCGTGGTGGTGCATAGCATGGACAGGCTGGCACGCAACCTTGATGACCTGCGCCGCATCGTCCAAGGGCTGACACAACGGGGCGTGCGCATGGAGTTCGTCAAAGAAGGGCTGAAGTTCACCGGCGAGGACTCACCGATGGCCAATCTGATGCTGTCGGTCATGGGAGCCTTCGCTGAGTTCGAGCGCGCCCTGATCCGCGAACGTCAGCGCGAGGGAATCGTGCTGGCCAAGCAGCGCGGTGCCTACCGGGGACGAAAGAAATCGCTGAACAGCGAACAAATTGCCGAGTTGAAACGGCGAGTTGCGGCAGGCGACCAAAAAACCTTGGTGGCCCGTGACTTCGGCATCAGCCGCGAAACCTTGTACCAGTACCTGCGGGAAGACTGA
- the intI1 gene encoding class 1 integron integrase IntI1, which translates to MKTATAPLPPLRSVKVLDQLRERIRYLHYSLPTEQAYVHWVRAFIRFHGVRHPATLGSSEVEAFLSWLANERKVSVSTHRQALAALLFFYGKVLCTDLPWLQEIGRPRPSRRLPVVLTPDEVVRILGFLEGEHRLFAQLLYGTGMRISEGLQLRVKDLDFDHGTIIVREGKGSKDRALMLPESLAPSLREQLSRARAWWLKDQAEGRSGVALPDALERKYPRAGHSWPWFWVFAQHTHSTDPRSGVVRRHHMYDQTFQRAFKRAVEQAGITKPATPHTLRHSFATALLRSGYDIRTVQDLLGHSDVSTTMIYTHVLKVGGAGVRSPLDALPPLTSER; encoded by the coding sequence ATGAAAACCGCCACTGCGCCGTTACCACCGCTGCGTTCGGTCAAGGTTCTGGACCAGTTGCGTGAGCGCATACGCTACTTGCATTACAGCTTACCAACCGAACAGGCTTATGTCCACTGGGTTCGTGCCTTCATCCGTTTCCACGGTGTGCGTCACCCGGCAACCTTGGGCAGCAGCGAAGTCGAGGCATTTCTGTCCTGGCTGGCGAACGAGCGCAAGGTTTCGGTCTCCACGCATCGTCAGGCATTGGCGGCCTTGCTGTTCTTCTACGGCAAGGTGCTGTGCACGGATCTGCCCTGGCTTCAGGAGATCGGAAGACCTCGGCCGTCGCGGCGCTTGCCGGTGGTGCTGACCCCGGATGAAGTGGTTCGCATCCTCGGTTTTCTGGAAGGCGAGCATCGTTTGTTCGCCCAGCTTCTGTATGGAACGGGCATGCGGATCAGTGAGGGTTTGCAACTGCGGGTCAAGGATCTGGATTTCGATCACGGCACGATCATCGTGCGGGAGGGCAAGGGCTCCAAGGATCGGGCCTTGATGTTACCCGAGAGCTTGGCACCCAGCCTGCGCGAGCAGCTGTCGCGTGCACGGGCATGGTGGCTGAAGGACCAGGCCGAGGGCCGCAGCGGCGTTGCGCTTCCCGACGCCCTTGAGCGGAAGTATCCGCGCGCCGGGCATTCCTGGCCGTGGTTCTGGGTTTTTGCGCAGCACACGCATTCGACCGATCCACGGAGCGGTGTCGTGCGTCGCCATCACATGTATGACCAGACCTTTCAGCGCGCCTTCAAACGTGCCGTAGAACAAGCAGGCATCACGAAGCCCGCCACACCGCACACCCTCCGCCACTCGTTCGCGACGGCCTTGCTCCGCAGCGGTTACGACATTCGAACCGTGCAGGATCTGCTCGGCCATTCCGACGTCTCTACGACGATGATTTACACGCATGTGCTGAAAGTTGGCGGTGCCGGAGTGCGCTCACCGCTTGATGCGCTGCCGCCCCTCACTAGTGAGAGGTAG
- a CDS encoding IS91-like element ISCR1 family transposase has product MSLARNATASQSPTQTNGYERHQPDQTLLYQLVEQHYPAFKASLEAQGQHLPRYIQQEFNDLLQCGRLEYGFMRVRCEDCHHERLVAFSCKRRGFCPSCGARRMAESAALLIDEVFPKEPIRQWVLSFPFQLRFLLARHPQLMGQVLSIVYRTLSTHLIKKAGYTKASAQTGSVTLIQRFGSALNLNVHYHMLFLDGVYAEDDYGKQRFHRVKAPTYDELNTLAHTLSHRIARCMEKRGILERDAENTWLTLEEGEDDTLTQLHGASVTYRIAVGPQQGRKVFTLQTLPGREDKADSSSRVANHAGFSLHAGVMAEAHQRDKLERLCRYISRPAVSEKRLALTANGQVRYELKTPYRNGTTHVIFEPLDFIAKLAALVPKPRVNLTRFHGVFAPNSKHRVQVTPAKRGKKPDKSEGLDTNWRDKSPAERHRAMTWMQRLKRVFNIDIEVCEHCGGHVKVIASIEDPKVIEQILKHLKQKTAKANAAKQRELPPERAPPLTPSLFDPSQSRLFD; this is encoded by the coding sequence ATGTCGCTGGCAAGGAACGCCACGGCGAGTCAATCGCCCACTCAAACAAACGGTTACGAACGCCACCAACCCGACCAGACGCTGCTCTACCAGCTGGTTGAGCAGCACTACCCAGCCTTCAAAGCCTCACTCGAAGCCCAAGGTCAACACCTGCCTCGCTACATCCAACAAGAATTCAACGACCTCCTCCAATGTGGCCGTCTGGAGTATGGTTTCATGCGGGTTCGCTGCGAGGATTGTCATCACGAGCGTCTGGTCGCCTTCAGCTGTAAACGACGCGGCTTTTGCCCTAGCTGCGGTGCCCGCCGGATGGCCGAGAGTGCGGCGCTGCTGATAGACGAAGTCTTCCCCAAGGAGCCCATTCGCCAGTGGGTGCTCAGCTTTCCTTTCCAGCTACGCTTTTTGCTGGCTCGCCATCCCCAGCTGATGGGCCAGGTCTTGAGTATCGTCTATCGTACACTCTCAACTCATCTGATCAAAAAAGCCGGTTACACCAAAGCCTCTGCACAAACTGGCTCAGTGACTCTTATCCAACGCTTTGGCTCCGCGCTAAATCTCAATGTCCACTACCACATGCTGTTTCTCGATGGTGTCTATGCCGAAGATGACTATGGCAAGCAACGCTTCCATCGTGTCAAGGCACCCACTTACGATGAGCTGAATACGCTCGCTCACACCCTCAGCCATCGCATCGCTCGCTGCATGGAAAAGCGTGGGATTTTGGAGCGTGATGCCGAGAATACGTGGTTGACACTGGAAGAGGGCGAAGACGATACGCTGACTCAATTACATGGTGCTTCGGTTACGTATCGCATTGCCGTCGGCCCCCAGCAAGGGCGCAAAGTCTTCACCCTGCAAACCTTGCCAGGGCGTGAGGATAAAGCCGACTCAAGCAGTCGAGTAGCCAACCATGCTGGTTTCTCGCTACACGCCGGTGTGATGGCCGAAGCGCATCAGCGGGATAAGCTTGAGCGCTTGTGTCGCTACATTAGTCGGCCAGCGGTTTCAGAAAAACGTCTGGCATTAACCGCCAATGGGCAGGTGCGTTACGAGCTCAAAACTCCGTACCGCAATGGCACCACCCATGTGATCTTCGAGCCGCTGGACTTCATCGCCAAACTCGCTGCGTTGGTACCTAAGCCGCGAGTCAACCTCACACGCTTCCACGGCGTCTTTGCACCGAACAGCAAACACCGAGTTCAAGTAACACCCGCCAAGCGGGGCAAGAAGCCCGACAAATCGGAAGGTCTCGATACTAACTGGCGTGACAAGAGTCCTGCAGAGCGCCACCGCGCCATGACCTGGATGCAACGCCTCAAGCGAGTCTTCAATATTGATATTGAAGTCTGCGAACACTGCGGCGGTCACGTCAAAGTGATTGCCAGCATCGAAGATCCGAAGGTCATTGAGCAGATTCTCAAGCATCTGAAACAGAAAACAGCCAAGGCGAATGCCGCCAAGCAGCGTGAGCTGCCACCAGAACGAGCGCCGCCACTGACTCCCAGCCTGTTCGATCCATCACAGAGTCGTCTCTTTGACTGA
- the dfrA19 gene encoding trimethoprim-resistant dihydrofolate reductase DfrA19 — translation MSHPQLELIVAVDSKLGFGKGGKIPWKCKEDMARFTRISKEIRVCVMGKHTYTDMRDMQLEKDGAEERIKEKGILPERESFVISSTLKQEDVIGATVVPDLRAVINLYENTDQRIAVIGGEKLYIQALSSATKLHMTIIPREFDCDRFIPVDPIQNNFHIDSSASETVEATVDETQERIHFATYVRNNQ, via the coding sequence ATGAGTCACCCACAACTTGAGCTAATAGTCGCTGTGGATTCTAAGTTGGGATTCGGGAAAGGCGGCAAGATTCCATGGAAATGCAAAGAAGACATGGCGCGATTTACGCGGATTTCTAAAGAGATCCGCGTGTGCGTTATGGGGAAACACACGTATACTGACATGCGTGACATGCAGTTAGAAAAGGATGGCGCCGAGGAGCGAATCAAGGAGAAAGGAATTCTCCCCGAACGCGAATCGTTCGTGATCTCCTCGACGTTAAAACAAGAAGATGTCATAGGCGCTACTGTCGTTCCTGATCTTCGTGCTGTGATCAACCTGTATGAGAATACCGATCAACGCATTGCTGTCATTGGTGGGGAGAAGTTGTACATTCAAGCTCTTTCATCAGCAACGAAACTGCACATGACCATAATTCCAAGAGAGTTCGACTGTGATCGATTTATTCCTGTTGATCCGATCCAGAACAATTTTCACATTGATTCCAGTGCCAGCGAGACTGTGGAGGCAACCGTTGATGAGACTCAAGAGCGCATTCACTTTGCTACTTACGTGCGTAACAATCAGTAA
- a CDS encoding BRCT domain-containing protein has protein sequence MKALCEGLDIKTLDDFNAITEEQIVSVDKFSYKTAAKVLAGMAEHAELFNKIQSIIGFKQQVTSGDRFTGEKIVITGFRDAALEKLIEAEGGEVQSSVSSKTTMVIAASTSGSSGKLKKVHDLNNSGKANIKLIDLATFRKQYLEQPASTGLEF, from the coding sequence ATGAAAGCTCTGTGTGAAGGCTTGGATATTAAGACCTTGGATGATTTCAATGCCATCACCGAAGAGCAGATCGTTAGCGTCGACAAATTCAGCTACAAAACTGCCGCAAAAGTGCTTGCAGGTATGGCTGAACATGCCGAGCTATTCAACAAGATTCAATCAATCATCGGGTTCAAACAGCAGGTCACTTCGGGGGATCGTTTTACCGGTGAGAAGATCGTGATCACCGGTTTTCGTGACGCGGCCTTGGAGAAGCTGATTGAAGCTGAGGGTGGTGAAGTGCAATCATCAGTCTCGTCGAAGACCACCATGGTGATCGCGGCATCCACTTCCGGATCTTCCGGCAAATTGAAGAAAGTGCACGATCTCAACAACAGCGGAAAGGCAAATATCAAACTGATTGATCTGGCCACCTTCCGTAAGCAATATCTGGAACAACCAGCATCGACTGGTTTGGAGTTTTAA
- the ltrA gene encoding group II intron reverse transcriptase/maturase, whose translation MSNLSIPTTSPDDYYQQRIDMQPAFNNDLFQQLLEPENLHRAWRQVKANKGAAGIDGMTIEAFPLWMQQGGWQLCKSQLERGEYQPSAVRRVEIDKPDGGKRKLGIPNVIDRVIQQAIAQILTPLFDPFFSTNSFGFRPNRNAKQAVLQVRDIIKQKRKFAVDVDLSKFFDRVNHDLLMTQLRSKVQDKRLLALIGKYLRAGVMVNGQFEASFEGVPQGGPLSPLLSNIMLDSLDKELESRGHKFARYADDFIILVKSIRAGERVLKSITQYLATKLKLAVNEQKSQVVKVGQSKFLGFTFNRGKIQWHAKTLRIFKQKMRRLTNRNWGVSMGYQLFKVRQYMQGWINYFGIANAYQGCVDLDHWIRRRIRMCYWRQWRKPRTKVQNLLKRGVRIQAAVACGITSKGPWRSSKTPGIQQALSNEYLKKAGLYSLRDGWIAVHYPNQKV comes from the coding sequence TTGTCAAACTTGTCGATACCCACTACGTCGCCAGACGATTACTATCAGCAGCGTATTGATATGCAACCGGCCTTCAACAACGATTTATTCCAACAACTGCTCGAACCTGAAAATCTACACCGAGCTTGGCGTCAAGTTAAAGCCAATAAAGGCGCTGCGGGCATCGATGGCATGACTATCGAAGCCTTCCCGCTCTGGATGCAACAAGGCGGCTGGCAACTGTGTAAATCTCAATTAGAGCGAGGTGAATACCAACCCTCAGCGGTCAGGCGCGTAGAGATCGACAAACCCGATGGCGGTAAACGCAAATTGGGGATCCCTAACGTCATTGACCGTGTGATACAGCAAGCCATTGCTCAAATACTCACGCCACTGTTTGACCCATTCTTCTCGACCAACAGCTTTGGCTTTAGGCCGAACAGAAATGCCAAACAAGCGGTACTGCAAGTAAGGGATATCATCAAACAAAAACGCAAATTTGCCGTCGATGTTGATCTGTCTAAGTTCTTTGACCGAGTTAATCATGATCTCTTGATGACTCAACTTAGAAGCAAGGTGCAGGATAAGCGTCTGTTGGCGCTTATTGGTAAATACCTTCGAGCTGGTGTGATGGTCAATGGCCAATTTGAAGCAAGCTTTGAAGGCGTGCCTCAAGGCGGCCCACTCTCGCCATTACTCTCTAACATTATGCTGGATAGTCTGGATAAAGAGCTGGAAAGCCGAGGGCATAAATTCGCCCGCTACGCGGACGACTTCATCATTTTGGTAAAGTCTATTCGAGCAGGAGAGCGGGTACTCAAGAGCATTACTCAATATCTGGCCACTAAGCTAAAACTGGCCGTTAATGAACAGAAAAGCCAAGTGGTTAAGGTCGGTCAAAGCAAGTTTCTTGGGTTTACATTTAACCGAGGAAAGATCCAGTGGCATGCTAAAACATTACGCATTTTCAAACAAAAGATGAGACGACTGACGAACCGAAATTGGGGAGTTAGTATGGGATATCAATTGTTTAAAGTGCGGCAGTACATGCAAGGCTGGATCAACTACTTTGGCATAGCCAATGCTTACCAAGGATGTGTCGATTTAGACCATTGGATCCGTCGTCGCATACGTATGTGCTACTGGCGTCAGTGGCGAAAACCACGGACTAAGGTGCAAAATTTACTTAAGCGTGGCGTCAGGATCCAAGCCGCTGTTGCTTGTGGTATCACAAGTAAAGGCCCTTGGCGTAGCTCTAAAACACCGGGGATACAGCAAGCACTGAGTAATGAGTATCTGAAGAAAGCAGGATTATATTCACTAAGAGATGGATGGATCGCAGTTCATTATCCTAACCAGAAAGTTTAG
- a CDS encoding Tn3 family transposase has translation MPRRSILSATERESLLALPDAKDELIRHYTFNETDLSVIRQRRGAANRLGFAVQLCYLRFPGTFLGVDEPPFPPLLRMVAAQLKMPVESWSEYGQREQTRREHLVELQTVFGFKPFTMSHYRQAVHTLTELALQTDKGIVLASALVENLRRQSIILPAMNAIERASAEAITRANRRIYAALTDSLLSPHRQRLDELLKRKDGSKVTWLAWLRQSPAKPNSRHMLEHIERLKSWQALDLPAGIERQVHQNRLLKIAREGGQMTPADLAKFEVQRRYATLVALAIEGMATVTDEIIDLHDRIIGKLFNAAKNKHQQQFQASGKAINDKVRMYGRIGQALIEAKQSGSDPFAAIEAVMPWDTFAASVTEAQTLARPADFDFLHHIGESYATLRRYAPQFLGVLKLRAAPAAKGVLDAIDMLRGMNSDSARKVPADAPTAFIKPRWAKLVLTDDGIDRRYYELCALSELKNALRSGDVWVQGSRQFKDFDEYLVPVEKFATLKLASELPLAVATDCDQYLHDRLELLEAQLATVNRMAAANDLPDAIITTASGLKITPLDAAVPDAAQAMIDQTAMLLPHLKITELLMEVDEWTGFTRHFTHLKTSDTAKDKTLLLTTILADAINLGLTKMAESCPGTTYAKLSWLQAWHIRDETYSTALAELVNAQFRQPFAGNWGDGTTSSSDGQNFRTGSKAESTGHINPKYGSSPGRTFYTHISDQYAPFSAKVVNVGIRDSTYVLDGLLYHESDLRIEEHYTDTAGFTDHVFGLMHLLGFRFAPRIRDLGETKLFIPKGDAAYDALKPMISSDRLNIKQIRAHWDEILRLATSIKQGTVTASLMLRKLGSYPRQNGLAVALRELGRIERTLFILDWLQSVELRRRVHAGLNKGEARNALARAVFFYRLGEIRDRSFEQQRYRASGLNLVTAAIVLWNTVYLERATSALRGNGTALDDTLLQYLSPLGWEHINLTGDYLWRSSAKVGAGKFRPLRPLPPA, from the coding sequence ATGCCACGCCGCTCAATCCTGTCCGCCACCGAGCGCGAAAGCCTGCTGGCACTGCCAGATGCCAAAGACGAACTGATACGGCACTACACGTTCAACGAAACCGACCTGTCGGTGATCCGTCAGCGTCGCGGCGCCGCGAATCGATTGGGCTTCGCTGTGCAGCTTTGCTACTTGCGATTCCCTGGCACCTTTTTGGGCGTCGATGAGCCTCCGTTTCCGCCCCTGTTGCGCATGGTGGCCGCGCAACTCAAGATGCCAGTGGAAAGTTGGAGCGAGTACGGCCAGCGCGAACAGACACGGCGGGAGCACTTGGTCGAGCTGCAAACGGTTTTTGGGTTCAAGCCCTTCACCATGAGCCACTATCGGCAAGCCGTGCATACATTGACCGAGCTGGCCTTGCAGACCGACAAAGGCATCGTGCTGGCGAGCGCACTTGTCGAGAATCTGCGGCGGCAGAGCATTATCCTGCCCGCCATGAATGCCATCGAGCGCGCAAGCGCCGAGGCCATCACCCGTGCCAACCGACGCATTTACGCGGCGCTGACCGATTCTTTGTTATCACCCCACCGTCAGCGCCTGGACGAACTTCTCAAGCGCAAGGACGGCAGTAAAGTGACGTGGCTGGCATGGCTGCGCCAGTCGCCTGCCAAACCGAACTCTCGCCACATGCTCGAACATATTGAGCGCCTGAAATCCTGGCAAGCACTTGATCTGCCCGCAGGCATCGAGCGGCAGGTTCACCAGAACCGCCTGCTCAAAATCGCTCGTGAAGGTGGCCAGATGACGCCTGCTGATCTGGCAAAGTTCGAGGTGCAACGACGCTATGCCACGCTGGTAGCGCTGGCCATCGAAGGCATGGCCACCGTCACCGATGAAATCATCGACCTTCACGATCGCATCATCGGCAAGCTGTTCAACGCGGCCAAGAACAAGCATCAGCAGCAGTTCCAGGCTTCCGGCAAGGCGATCAACGACAAGGTGCGGATGTATGGGCGCATCGGTCAAGCGTTGATTGAGGCCAAGCAAAGCGGCAGCGATCCGTTCGCCGCCATCGAGGCCGTTATGCCCTGGGACACCTTCGCCGCCAGCGTCACCGAAGCGCAAACATTGGCGCGGCCTGCCGACTTTGATTTCCTGCACCACATCGGTGAAAGCTATGCCACGCTACGCCGCTACGCGCCGCAGTTCCTGGGCGTGCTCAAATTGCGGGCTGCGCCCGCCGCCAAGGGTGTGCTCGATGCCATCGACATGCTGCGCGGCATGAACAGCGACAGCGCGCGCAAGGTGCCCGCCGATGCGCCAACCGCATTCATCAAGCCGCGCTGGGCAAAGCTGGTTCTGACCGACGACGGCATCGACCGGCGTTACTACGAGTTATGCGCCCTGTCGGAGCTGAAGAACGCGCTGCGCTCCGGTGATGTCTGGGTGCAGGGTTCTCGCCAGTTCAAGGACTTCGACGAATACCTGGTGCCGGTCGAGAAGTTCGCCACTTTGAAGCTGGCCAGCGAATTGCCGCTGGCAGTGGCCACCGACTGCGACCAATACCTGCATGACCGGTTGGAATTGTTGGAGGCGCAACTCGCCACAGTCAACCGCATGGCTGCGGCCAACGACTTACCGGATGCCATCATCACCACCGCGTCAGGCCTGAAGATCACGCCGCTGGACGCGGCAGTACCAGACGCCGCGCAAGCCATGATCGACCAGACAGCTATGCTGCTGCCGCACCTCAAAATCACCGAGTTGCTGATGGAGGTCGATGAATGGACGGGCTTCACCCGCCACTTCACACACCTGAAGACCAGCGACACGGCCAAGGACAAAACCTTGCTGTTGACGACGATCCTGGCCGACGCGATCAACCTGGGTCTGACCAAAATGGCCGAGTCCTGCCCTGGCACCACCTACGCCAAGCTGTCTTGGCTGCAAGCCTGGCACATCCGCGATGAAACCTATTCGACGGCGCTGGCCGAGCTGGTGAATGCGCAGTTTCGGCAACCCTTCGCCGGCAACTGGGGTGACGGCACCACGTCATCGTCGGACGGCCAGAACTTCAGAACCGGCAGCAAAGCAGAAAGCACTGGTCATATCAACCCGAAGTATGGAAGCAGTCCAGGACGGACTTTCTACACCCATATCTCCGACCAGTACGCGCCCTTCAGTGCCAAGGTGGTCAACGTGGGCATTCGTGATTCAACTTACGTGCTTGATGGCCTGCTGTACCACGAGTCGGACTTGCGCATCGAGGAACACTACACCGACACGGCAGGCTTCACCGATCACGTGTTTGGCTTGATGCATTTGCTGGGATTTCGCTTCGCGCCGCGTATCCGTGACTTGGGCGAAACCAAGCTATTCATCCCCAAGGGCGATGCCGCCTATGACGCGCTCAAGCCGATGATTAGCAGCGACAGGCTGAACATCAAGCAAATACGCGCCCATTGGGATGAAATTCTGCGGCTGGCCACCTCCATCAAGCAAGGCACGGTAACGGCTTCGCTGATGCTGCGCAAACTCGGCAGCTACCCGCGCCAGAACGGCTTGGCCGTGGCGTTGCGCGAGCTGGGGCGCATCGAGCGCACGCTGTTCATTTTGGATTGGCTGCAAAGCGTGGAGCTGCGCCGCCGCGTCCATGCGGGGCTGAATAAGGGCGAGGCGCGCAACGCGCTGGCCAGGGCGGTCTTCTTCTACCGATTGGGTGAAATCCGCGACCGCAGTTTTGAGCAGCAGCGCTACCGGGCCAGCGGCCTCAATCTGGTGACGGCGGCCATCGTGTTGTGGAACACGGTATATCTGGAGCGTGCCACCAGTGCTTTGCGTGGCAACGGCACGGCGCTGGACGACACATTGTTGCAATATCTGTCGCCGCTGGGGTGGGAGCACATCAACCTGACCGGCGATTACCTATGGCGCAGCAGCGCCAAGGTCGGTGCGGGGAAGTTTAGGCCATTGCGACCGCTGCCACCGGCTTAG